Proteins co-encoded in one Brassica napus cultivar Da-Ae unplaced genomic scaffold, Da-Ae ScsIHWf_2272;HRSCAF=2928, whole genome shotgun sequence genomic window:
- the LOC125600450 gene encoding secreted acidic protein 2-like — MVKTQVSTKFSDLLAFSGPAPERINGRLAMVGFVAALAVELSKGENVLAQISDGGVSWFLEEDGREVSRDGDRGNDEDEDEDGNNDGDGDGGVQNDGDNGDVNENSVDDGNVGGQIVSSSPWSSCSGLELWMLESSSV; from the exons ATGGTGAAAACACAGGTGAGCACAAAGTTTAGCGACTTGTTAGCGTTCAGCGGTCCAGCACCTGAAAGAATAAACGGGCGTTTAGCAATGGTTGGATTCGTGGCTGCGTTGGCGGTTGAACTTTCCAAGGGCGAAAACGTTTTAGCTCAGATCTCCGACGGTGGTGTCTCGTGGTTCCTCG AAGAAGACGGCAGAGAGGTATCCAGAGATGGCGACAGAGGCAATGACGAGGACGAAGATGAAGACGGAAACAATGACGGTGACGGAGATGGCGGCGTACAGAATGACGGTGACAACGGTGACGTAAACGAAAACAGCGTAGATGACGGGAACGTTGGGGGTCAAATCGTCTCCTCCTCGCCGTGGTCGTCATGCTCGGGACTAGAGTTGTGGATGTTGGAATCGTCGTCGGTTTAG
- the LOC125600448 gene encoding glutathione S-transferase T3-like, whose product MPPFSSQQSEATSQPQDTPVERMVRRKWTPGDDEVLISAWLNTSKDAVVGNEQKLRTFWKRVDEYFAITLHENIENVHCKQRWHRINDQTNKFCAAFAAAERQITSGQSDNDVLKVAHEIFYSDQGHKFTLEHAWCALRYEQKWISLNTPKTAGSKRKSGEVSSQPSSAHVGEVSSQSSMCPEGIKAAKASRNGSKGKTIEDYKSILELKMEDLARKEKLSKLAILDTLLAKKDPLSESEETVKNKLLAELF is encoded by the coding sequence ATGCCTCCTTTCAGTTCCCAACAGTCTGAGGCTACATCCCAACCTCAGGACACACCTGTGGAGCGTATGGTGAGAAGGAAATGGACGCCGGGTGATGACGAGGTTCTGATTAGTGCGTGGCTAAACACATCAAAGGACGCTGTTGTTGGAAATGAACAGAAGTTAAGGACCTTCTGGAAACGCGTAGATGAATACTTTGCAATAACTCTTCATGAGAACATAGAGAATGTTCattgtaagcagaggtggcacAGAATCAATGATCAGACGAACAAGTTCTGTGCCGCATTCGCAGCTGCAGAGAGACAAATAACCAGCGGTCAGAGTGACAATGACGTTCTAAAGGTGGCTCATGAAATCTTCTACTCTGATCAGGGACACAAGTTTACCCTCGAGCACGCGTGGTGTGCCCTGCGATATGAACAAAAGTGGATAAGCCTGAACACACCTAAGACGGCCGGTTCAAAGAGAAAGAGTGGTGAGGTTAGTTCCCAACCTTCAAGCGCACATGTCGGTGAGGTCAGTTCCCAATCTTCAATGTGTCCTGAAGGTATCAAGGCTGCGAAAGCAAGCAGGAATGGTAGTAAAGGAAAGACTATTGAGGACTATAAGAGCATTTTGGAGCTCAAGATGGAAGATTTGGCGAGGAAGGAGAAACTGTCGAAGCTGGCGATATTAGACACTCTCCTTGCTAAGAAGGATCCACTAAGTGAGAGTGAAGAAACTGTCAAGAACAAGCTGTTGGCCGAACTCTTCTAG
- the LOC106354866 gene encoding uncharacterized protein At4g04775-like translates to MNILLDQAEIEAVRVQYPPQPEVEFGFPKDCYCDGEPLIRTSYTRTDPGRRFYTCENIDDGDCHVHKWWDVTATEEIKAIGTQYALLSDKVDYLASVSDYESELNQVKDLHYESELKLAVLEKTVSELSKKKSPFRNGFELVLGGLVLLVMVISMFVMLK, encoded by the coding sequence ATGAATATACTGCTGGACCAAGCAGAGATAGAAGCCGTGCGGGTTCAGTACCCTCCGCAGCCGGAGGTTGAGTTCGGCTTCCCCAAGGATTGCTACTGTGATGGCGAACCGCTTATTAGGACATCTTACACAAGAACTGACCCGGGGAGAAGGTTCTACACCTGTGAGAACATCGACGATGGAGACTGCCATGTACACAAGTGGTGGGATGTGACGGCTACAGAGGAGATCAAAGCCATAGGTACACAGTATGCCCTGCTTTCTGATAAGGTTGATTATCTTGCGTCTGTGAGTGACTACGAGTCAGAACTAAACCAGGTAAAAGATCTCCATTATGAGAGTGAGCTGAAGTTGGCTGTGCTTGAGAAGACTGTCTCTGagttatctaaaaaaaaatctccgtTTCGTAATGGGTTTGAACTCGTACTAGGTGGTCTGGTTCTTTTAGTAATGGTAATATCCATGTTCGTAATGTTAAAGTAG